AGGCAAATCCCAGCAGGAAAATCCAGGATGAAAGTCAAATTCTCCACAGGAACACTTCCAATTCTGCATCCCAACAACGGGAAATGAGGACAAAAGGTTTGGAAAATAAACCCTTGGAATGTTCTTCCCAATTCCAGGTTATCCTAATAATGTGGGAGTGCAAGAGATACCCCAAAAAACCCGGAATGATCAGTGCTGACCCTCAGGAATCGTCACCAGCTCCGTGTCCATTGGAGCATCTCCCCTGGGAAAGGCTCCAAAAAATGGGAACGATCCCAGCGCCAGAGTGGGgctcccccagctcctgggggctgggactgggaggAACTCAGAGCACTCCCCATGCAGGAATTTCAGGTCatggagtcatggaatggtttgggttggaagggaccttaaatcccatctcaCCCCCGACACCTCCCACCATTCcagtgctccagcctgggctgggacactgccagggatccagggacagccacagctgctctgggaattccagcccagccaggaattccttcccaatatccatcTAAATATTCCCTCTTTTAGTTAAAACCATCCCAAGGAATCACCGCCACCATCCTGGGCCGGGACTCCTCCCGTGACTCCTAAAAAATCCCTCAGAGGAGACACTTCCCAGAAGGAAAAGGCTTGGCTGGAATCTGGGGAGGgagagctcagctcagccctgctgctctccccaggGAGTTCCAGAAGGATCAGGAGCTCCCAGGGAACTCCAGAAGGATCAGGAGCTCTCAGGGGATTCTAGAAGGGTCAGGAGCTCCCAGAGAACTCCAGAAGGGTCAGGAGCTCCCAGAGAATTCCAGGGAGGATCAGGAGCTCCCAGAGAACTCCAGAAGGGTCAGGAGCTCTCAGAGAATTCCAGGGAGGATCAGGAGCTCCCAGAGAACTCCAGAAGGGTCAGGAGCTCCCAGAGAACTCCAGAAGGGTCAGGAGCTCCCAGAGAACTCCAGAAGGATCAGGAGCTCCCAGGGAACTCCAGAAGGGTCAGGAGCTCCCAGGGAACTCCAGAAGGATCAGGAGCActcagggaactccagggaggatcaggagctcccagggaactccagggagGATCAGGAGCTCTCAGGGGATTCTAGAAGGATCAGGAGCTCCCAGAGAACTCCAGAAGGGTCAGGAGCTctcagggaactccagggaggatcaggagctcccagggaactccagggagGATCAGGAGCTCCCAGGGAACTCCAGAAGGATCAGGAGCTCCCAGattccctcctccctgcaggaATTGCCTGGATCCACTCCCCATGTCTTTCCCTCCAAACAGCCCAAAGCCTGTGGCTGAGGAGGGTaaggaaagcaggaagggaTGTGGATACTTCCCAAAATTCCGATTGCACTGAGGAGCAGCACGGGAGCTCCATCCAGGCAGGAGGCATCCCAGAGAAACTGCCTGGATCCTGTTCAGCGAGGGAAGGTGTTGGGAAGGGGGGTTTCCATCAGCCAGGTGGGACTGAGCAGCAGGAACATCCCACTGAGCTCATCGGGAATCTCCCACAAACCCTGCAgtgcctctgcagccaggcacagccagaTTTACTGGGGATATTCCCTCATTATCCAACCCCcccagtgctggagctgagcaaaGGCAAGGATTAAAGCAGGGAAGGGAGTTCAAGGAAAAAATTCCTCCCAAGCTGGAGCCAACCAGGAGGCTGCAAATGcacaggaaaagagagaggtgCCTCAAACCATGGATAGTcacattcccaaatccctgtctATGATAAATATCGGAGGGAGAAGCACCCAACACTTCTGATCCTGGTTGTAATCCGGGAGGGATTTGCAGCACAGGGAAACAGGGGAGGAATGGAATGGGAATAACCTGGGAAATGGGAAGGAAACAGGATCCTTCAGTGATTAAAGGAAGGAAAGTTAACAGGAAAATTTCCTTACAAGCACCTGCTGGAGCCAACCTGGAGGCTCTGAAATCCACAGCAAAGCCAACTCAAACCGTGGAGTCCTAAATCCCTGATTATTATAAATAATGTAAAACAGAGAGGGAGAAACACATCCCTGAATCCTGACCCCGACAGTGCCTTCAGTTCCCTCTCatctcccatcccatccctggaagtgacCAAGGCCAGGCTGACCTCATGCATCATCTGCTCCAACCTTTCCTGGCCACAGCAGGGTCTGGACAAGGTGGTCCAGCTGAATTCCCTCCAAGTTATTCCACCAAGAGAAAAAACCTGGGATTTGcaaaattttaaactttttacaGGTCCTGTCAAAGCTGAGGCTGATCCTTTCACGCCTTCATCCCAGTTCCAGGGTCACATTCCCAGTACCACACTCAACCTCTCCAAAACCCCTGAACTAACCCCTTGTTTTCCTTCCCAGAGGCACCCAGGGATGGGATCCATAGGAAATGCATCCCATTATTCTCAATACTGAATGCACATTTATATCCAGGGACCCCAGTGTTTGCTCATGGATCACTGCACGTTCCCACAGGgaaacctctgcttttccagagctTTGGGCTTCCAGGTGAAGGATGGGAGGGGAAATGCAGCATTTGCTGGGAAAAGCCCGGGACTGAGAGGAGGATCTGGAATTTCTGCAGGATTTAAACCCACAGAGGTGCCCCCTCTTCCCTAAAAACCACAGCACTCCGGATGAGCTCTCCGTCCCCTcaaatccagccctgccctctcctcctcttccctttgCTCCCACTGCAAGATTTCCCCAACCCTCTCATTCCCTCCTGTTTTATCCAGATCCAGCACATTTTGCTCTATTTTGCCCAATTTTCAGCTCAGCTCCCAAAAAATAGGTCACAACATTTAGAATCTTATCCCAATTAGGCTTTAAAAACCCAGAAAttaccccttttttttttttttttgcccattcCCTGTATAATTTCCAGGTTAATAATATTTCCCAAAACAAAGCTGGGGTTTAAAATTCCAAGAGTTGTCTACAAAAGAGCTTCTCTTCCCTCATTTTGAGGAATAAAAACAAGAAACCTGCAAGGTCCTGTCGGCAGGTCAGGCCTGCAAGTTTTCCATGagcttttccagggaatttTTTATGTAAATATCACAAAATTATTAGGGAATATCAGGCAGAGTTTAGGGAAATATCAGAGAGTTTATAGGGAAATGTCAGGGAGTTTTTAGGGAAGTatcagggaatttgggggaaatatCAGGAAGTCTTTATGAAAAtatcagggtttttttagggtAGTATCAAGGAGTTTTTAGGGAAACACCAAGAGGTTTTTAAGGAAGTATCAGGAAATTTTTAGGGAAATATCAGGGAGTTTTTTAGGGAAGCATCGGGGGGGTTTTATAGAAATATCAGGAATTTTTTAGAGAAATATCAGGGGGATTTTATGGAGACATCAGGGAGTCCTTATGAAAATACCAAGGAGTTTTTAGAGGAATATCAAGGAGATTTTAGGGAACTATCAGGAGGTTGGTAGGTAAAGATCAGGGGTTTTTAGGGAAGTATCTGGGGGGGTTTAAGGAAACATCAGGGAGTTTTTAGGGAAGTGCACGGAGGGTACACCTTCCTCTGTCTGGGCTGtgctctcctgccctgggcaaGAAGGGTGGGAACACTGGGATCCCACAACACGGCCCCAGAACGGATCAAAGGTGCCCTGAacattcccagtgcccagcagcagctgggaaatgcaggagCCCCACATCCCAGCCAGGAGCTCCACATCCCCAACCCACATCCTGGAGCACCGAAATCATCCCCTGGAGAGAGCCCCAGGGCCAAAATCCATCCCTGGAGAGAGCCTCAGTGCCAAAATCATCCCCTGGAGAGAGCCCCAGCACCAAAATCCATCCCTGGAGAGAGCCCCAGCACTAAAATCAACCCCTGGAGAGAGCCCCAGGGCCAAAATCATCCCCTGGAGAGAGCCCCAGGGCCAAAATCATCCCCTGGAGAGAGCCCCAGGGCCAAAATCATCCCCTCGAGAGAGCCCCAGGGCCAAAATCATCCCCTGGAGAGAGCCCCAGGGCCAAAATCATCCCCTGGAGAGAGCCCCAGCACCAAAATCATCCCCTGGAGAGAGCCCCAGGGCCAAAATCCATCCCTGGAGAGAGCCCCAGGGCCAAAATCATCCCCTAGAGAGAGCCACAGCCAAAATCATCCCCTGGAGAGAGCTCCAGCACTAAAATCATCCCCTGGAGGGAGCCTCAGCACCAAAATCATCCCCTGGAGAGAGCCCCAGGGCCAAAATCATCCCCTGGAGAGAGCCCCAGGGCCAAAATCATCCCCTGGAGAGAGCCCCAGGGCCAAAATCATCCCCTGGAGAGAGCCCCAGGGCCAAAATCATCCCCTGGAGAGAGCCCCAGGGCCAAAATCCATCCCCTGGAGAGAGTCTCAGTGCCAAAATCATCCCCTGGAGAGAGCCCCAGCACCAAAATCATCCCCTGGAGAGAGCCCCAGCACTAAAATCATCCCCTGGAGAGAGCCCCAGGGCCAAAATCATCCCCTGGAGAGAGCCCCAGGGCCAAAATCATCCCCTAGAGAGAGCCACAGTGCCAAAATCATCCCCTGGAGAGAGCCCCAGGGCCAAAATCATCCCCTGGAGAGAGCTCCAGCATTAAAATCATCCCCTGGAGAGAGCCCCAGGGCCAAAATCATCCCCTCGAGAGAGCCCCAGGGCAAAAATCATCCCCTGGAGAGAGCCCCAGCGCCAAAATCATCCCCTGGAGAGAGCCCCAGCGCCAAAATCATCCCCTGGAGAGAGCCCCAGGGCCAAAATCATCCCCTGGAGAGAGTCCCAGGGCCAAAATCATCCCCTGCAGGGAGCCCAAGCACCAAAATCCATCCCTGGAGAGAGCCCCAGCACCAAAATCCATCCCTGGAGAGAGCCCCAGGGCCAAAATCATCCCCTGGAGAGAGCTCCAGCATTAAAATCATCCCCTCGAGAGAGCCCCAGGGCCAAAATCATCCCCTGGAGAGAGCCTCAGTGCCAAAATCATCCCCTCGAGGGAGCCCCAGCACCAAAATCCATCCCTGGAGAGAGCCCCAGCGCCAAAATCATCCCCTGGAGAGAGCCCCAGCACCAAAATCATCCCCTGGAGAGAGCCCCAGCACCAAAATCCATCCCTGGAGAGAGCCCCAGCACCAAAATCATCCCCTGGAGAGAGCCTCAGTGCCAAAATCATCCCCTCGATAGAGCCCCAGCACCAAAATCCATCCCTGGAGAGAGCCCCAGCACCAAAATCATCCCCTGGAGAGAGCCCCAGCACCAAAATCATCCCCTGGAGAGAGCCCCAGCTCCAAAATCCATCCCTGGAGAGAGCCCCAGCGCCAAAATCATCCCCTGGAGAGAGCCTCAGTGCCAAAATCATCCCCTCGATAGAGCCCCAGCACCAAAATCCATCCCTGGAGAGAGCCCCAGCGCCAAAATCCCTCTGCAGAAAACCCCAACTCCAGCTGCCTCCAAGCACTCCAAACGTGCCAAGAGCCACGTGGAGCTCACCGAGccccccagggcagcagggaatCAATTCCAGCCCGGATGGCCCCACTCACCCGTGGTCTCGACGATTCCCTCGAGGATGACGACGATCTCGAACTGCTCCGTGTGCATGCTGCGCTGGGACAGGTCGTAGAAGGGGCTCTTGGAGTCGATGACGTGGCAGATGGTCAGGGGGGACACCAGGAAGAGCTGGTCAGCCCCGGTGCTGAAGCCCACGTCCAGCTCCAGCTGATCCAGGGGCAGGAATTCTCCCTCCGGAGTCTGCCGGGACTGCGAGGGACAAGGAGGGGAAGGGGCCTTGGAGCTCCTCATCCCTGCGAGCGCCCAGGGCGAGCTCggacaaggcttggagcagcctgggacagcggAATCCCTGCCCGTGGGAGGGGATTGAGAGCCCTTCCCGCCCAAACGTtccaggattctgggatttCACCGGGTGGAATCAGGAGTTAGGGACCGTGCGGTGCCCGGGGACACGGCCAACCCAGGGAAACAGGGTGAGCttcaggggaggggaggaaactGTGGAGTCCCAGAAAGCctgggttggaaaagccctccaagatcgATTCCCAAGCATTCCCAGGTCCCCGGGtgctgggaatggctgggaaCTGCATCCCAGGCTTCGCaatccctccaggaatgggactccactcctgccctgggccaATGCCTGacctccctttcccttcccctggaAAATCTTTCCCAGTATCCAATCGAGCTCCAGGTTAAACTCCCACAGCACCATCgctgccctccctcccctggATCCCCGGAACTCCCAGGGGATCCAGCacatccctgccagcccctgtgGGACAGGGATGTCACACGCTCCCAGCTGCTCCCGGGGAATTCAGATGGAATGCCAGAGCTCAGATCCAGAGAAAGCAAATCTGATTTTACACCTCCCCGAGTCCCGGGAAGAATCCAACCCCAGGCAATTCCAGAGGGAACATTTTGCTAAGGACGAACCCTGAGTGACTCCGTTGCCCTGAGTGATGAGGGGGAAAACTCAGGAATTCTGAGCGACATCCAAGCTCTTTCCAATCCCAaaaacccatcccaaaatccccattacAGCAAAAGAGGCTTTGCACAATTTCCCACTTTCAGGCTTCGGTGTTGTTCTTGCTCCTGGCCTGAGCTCggcaggaaaaataaaggaatattTCCCCCATGGAttaggattttttgttttccttttcccttattttttccttttatttccttttttttttcttccttttattttcccttttccccgtTTTCTTTTAGTTTTCCTCTTATTCTCCCCCCATGGgtcccttttattttccctttctcctctacttccctttttcttttattcctttgtcttttttactcttttcccctttcattttccctttccttttctttgattttttcctttttcctcttttttaattttgttttttcctcttattttccccttaattttcctttcccctgctttttcattttacttttcccttttattttccctttttccccttttattttgctcttcccccatttttcaattttttcccttttttcctcctaatttcctcttttccacttttgtttttcccttccctttttttttccccaggaggCCTGGCCTGGCACTGCTTCTCTTCCAAGCACAAACCTTTCCTTTCCCGTACTTAAAATCCAGGGAATTCTTTTGGAGCCACCCTAAGTTTGAAGCTTCAACTTTTAAAATTCCCCCTCTGGCATTTCGAGAtccaaaaaaaattatatatattttcaaatgcTGGACTGGAAATTActcatttttcatcttttatagcttgaaatatatgaaattatttaaatgtatttatatagtatgcaaatatatatttagacattattaaatattttaaaacaagctgtataaattatatattgttcaatataaatatttataattgcATATTACATAAATCTATGGCATTACATTGCAATGCTATTCTATATATTTATCCTTATAAATAATGTTTATAAGTGATCCCTTAAAAATCCCTGCAGGACACCCCCATTCCCTGTAGGATATTCCAGATCCCTGCAGGACACCCTCAATCCCTGCAggatatcccaaatcccagcaggacacctccttccctgcaggatatcccaaatccctgcaggTTATCCCAAATCCTTGCAGGATATCCCAAATCCTTGCAGgctatcccaaatcccagcaggaCACCCCCTTCCCGGCAGgatatcccaaatccctgcagaACACCCCCAATCCCGCAGgatatcccaaatccctgcagaACATCCCCAATCCCTGCAGGTTATCCTAAATCCCAGCAGGACCCCCTCATTCCCTGCAGgacatcccaaatcccaccaggaCACCCCCAATCCCGCAggatatcccaaatcccaccaggacccccccattccctgcaggaCACCCACCCCAAGGACAGGACACCCCATTCCCTGCAGgacatcccaaatcccaccaggaCACCCCCAATCCCGCAGGATATCCTAAATCCCAGCAGGACACCCCCATCCCCTGCAGGAcacccccattccctgcaggatatcccaaatcccaccaggacccccccattccctgcaggaCACCCACCCCAAGGACAGGACACCCCCATCCCCTGCAGgacatcccaaatcccaccaggaCACCCCCAATCCCGCAggatatcccaaatcccaccaggacccccccattccctgcaggaCACCCACCCCAAGGACAGGACACCCCCATCCCCTGCAGGACACCCCATTCCCTGCCGGACACCCACCCCATTCCCGATTCCCGGGGGGTCCCTGCGGGATGCAGCAAACGCCCCCCGAGCCCGCTCCTTCCTGCCAGCCGCTCCATCCCCGTTCCCCGTTCCCGattccctctcccctctggaTCCGCGGCCGCCGGGCGAGCCTCAGACCATCGCCGGCCTTCCCAGCCCTCCGGGGCAGGGATGTTCCGGGTCTAACCCCGGCACTCCGCTTTCCTGGGAGTTCACCTCGATAAAGttcagcctggctgggctcagggctgccCAAAAAGCTCTGGATTATGCCCGGAGCTTTCTCCTTCCCGGCTCACGGAAGGCTCCGAGCTACAAAGGATTTCCTTGTCAGGGAAATGGAGCATTTTATAGGAATCTATAAATATCCATCCCGATCCTGCGCTGAATGTAGGAATTATCTCCAAGGAGGTTGGGAACGCggtgctgatggctgagccCGCAGCCCGACGCTCCCGGAGAtgttccctgtgccaggaaaacaggacagggatgctgggacagcagcaggacccAAAACACGATCTGGGATCATCCAGTCCGACCCCTGGCCACGAGCAGGGCCACCTTCCATGGACcgggctgctccaagccccgggGACGTGGGGACAGCCACGGGCAGGAGCGAGAGATGTCCAAGGGACACGGAGAGGGGgtgggatgtccccaggggagcagcagggggGCCACGGATCCGTCACACAACCatggaattgtttaggttggaaaagcccccCAAGACCACGGAGTCTAGCCATccttggcactgccagggcccTCACAGAAttactgaggttggaaaagcccccCAAGACCACGGAGTCCAACtattcccagcactgctggggccCCCGTGGAAttactgaggttggaaaagccctccgaggacattgagtccaaccatccCCAGAACTGCCAGGGCCCTCACAGAATTACcgaggttggaaaagccctccgAGACCACAGAGTCCAaccatccccagcactgccccatcgagtccaaccatcccaaccactcccagcactgccaagaccCCCACATCCCCAAGCGCCACCTCCACACGGGAcggggactccaccactgccccgGGCAgcttcccagggaggaatttccccGCGATGCCTCCCGGAGCACCCACCTTGAGCAGCTTGCAGCGGATCTGCGCCGAGACCATGTGGCTGTTGCGGAGGTTGCCCACGCGGAACATGAGCGTGAGCTTGCCGTCGCGCATGGAGATGGCGGCGTGCTCGCTGAACATCAGCGTCTCGGCCCTCTTCTTGGGCTGAGACATCTTGATGAACATGCAGCCGATCAGGAAGGCGTCCACGATGGAGCCCAGGATGGactggaagaggaagaggatgatGCCCTCGGGGCACTTGTCGGTGATGTAGCGGTAGCCGTAGCCGATGGTGGCCTCGGTCTCgatgaagaagaggaaggcGGAGGGGAAGTTGTACACGTTGGCCACGCACGGGGTGTAGCTGTCGTCGTGCGCCTTGTTGAGGTCCCCGCGCATGTAGGCGATCACCCACCACATGGAGGCCATGAAGAGCCAGGCCACGGTGTAGGTGAGGATGAAGATGAACAGGTTCCAGCGCCACTTGAGGTCCACCAGCGTGGTGAAGAGGTCGGACAGGTAGCGGCTGGTCTCGCCGCCCAGGTTGCCGTGCTGCACGTTGCAGCGCCCGTTCTTGTCCACGAAGCGCTGGCGCTTCCCGCGCGGGGCGCTGCGCGGGGGCGGGAGGCCTCCGCCGCTGGCCGAGGTGCTCACCACCTGGTACTCATCGCCCAGCTTGCGCCGCAGCGCCGACATGCTCCGCGCAGCTCCGCGCagccccgcgcagcccccgaCACCCCGCTCAGCCGGCAAAATCCGCGCAGCCACCGGCACCCGGCTCAGCCCCGCGCACCGCGCAGTCCGCTCAGCTCCGCGCAGTCACCAAGACCCCGCTCAGCCCCGCGCACACCGCACAGCCTCGTACAGCCCGCTCAGCTCCGCGTTCCCCGCACAGCCCCGCGCAGCTCGCTCAGCTCCGCGTTCCCCGCACAGCCCCGCGCATCTCGCTCAGCTCCGCGTTCCCCGCACAGCCCCGCATCCCCCGCTCAGCCCCGCGcagcccgcccggccccgccgcgccgcggccGCGGAGCCtccgcccggcgccgccgcctcccaCGCGGAGCCGCCGGCAGCGGCCCCGGGCAGGGCGGCACCGCCCCGCGCAGCGACACTCCCCCCGCACCGCCCCTGGATCCGCCCCTGGACCCGCGCACCGCACCTGGGCCCGCCCCGCCATCCGCCCCCTCTGACCCTGCGCGTCTCAGCGCGCAACGACCCCGCGCACACCCCGCCCTCCGCATCCTCGGTGCGCTCCgcatcctcatcctcccccCAGCATCCTTCGCTCATCTTCCTCCCCCCGGCATCATCTTCCTCCCCCCAGCATCCTCCCCCGGggctccatccctcctcctcctcctcccacccttGGAGGGGCTCCAGCTCCCACAGAACCATCCAGGAGGGGCCGAGGGGAGGTCGGGCACCCCCACTCCTATCCTATTGTATtctatcctatcctatcctatcctatcctatcctatcctattccattccattccattccctTTTATCCTGTTTTTATCTCCATTGCGTTCGATTTTACGTTTTTCAGATGTTTTGgtccccacagcagccacagagCACTGCCAGGAcgcagaggggacacagcccctTCCACCCGCCAAGAAATTCCCCAAGGGAAGCCACAAGGCTCAGCTCTGATCCAGAACTGGTGGGAAGCAGGAAATCAGCCCAAAAGTGTGGATAAATCCCCAGGGAATGATGGAGcagtttgggtgggaagggagctgctgATGCTCCGAAGGGCCAGGCTGTATCCAAGGGTACTCCTCACccactcctgctcctgctgctccaggactgTTGCCATCAGCTCCAGAAAACACTTGGATTGGCAACTCTTAGCCATGGGATAAAGCCCTGCCACACCTCATTTTTTAACCATCACCTTCCTCAGAACTGATTTCCAAGGTTTTTCTTGCCACTGTATTTCTATTCCAGCTacttaaaaattcttttttccagaaaattaaCTTAGTTTCTCACTTTCCTGTTTTCTATTCCCAATTTCTCCTGTTCCccacccttttttttcctgtgattgACACAATGCCTGTTAATTTTCCCACCTAATTAACGGAAATTTTGTGTGGAATTCATCCCAAACTCTGGCCATGCTGCCAGAACCCTCCTGGCTCACAGATCCAGCAGCCTTGCCAGCTTCCCCTCTCCTATTTCtccttcctccatccctcctgTTTTCCCAGAGGCCGATCCCTGGGCTGGAATTGGGCAAAGATTCCCTGTGATCCATCCCAGTGTGACAGTGACAATCCAcggggagccattccctgtaaTTACTGCAATTAAAATCATCATTGCTTTTAGGGGGATGAGCAGATTCCCAGCATGTTctgccagctgggatgggatgagggAATAGTGGGTGTGGGAAAAGAATGGTGGACATGGAACAGTGTCACCCAAAGGGTCCTGGTGGCAGGAAGCTGCTCAAGGaagccctggcagagctctTCCCCCGGAATGATGGAATTTCCAGCTGATCCCACTGtgagggacaccttccactgccccaggctgctccagcctggcctgggcactgccagggatccagggcagccccagctgctctgggaattccagcccagccaggaattcccagttcccaatctcccacccatccctgccctctggcagtgggagccattccctgggtcctgtccctccagcccttgtccccagtccctctccagctctcctggagcccttcaggccctggaggggctctgagctctgcctggagccttcccttctccaggggaacattcccagggctctgagctctgcctggagccttcccttctccaggggaacattcccagggctctgagctctgcctggagccttcccttctccaggggaacattcccagctcacccagcctggctccagccctcagagcatatccatggcctcctctggactccccAGCATCTCCACATCCTCCTTGTGCTGATTATCCCACAAATCCAACCTTCCCAtgcctgctgccatcccagctGAACGCTCCAGGTGAGGTTTCCCATCCCAGGCCCGGGGTTTTGTTTAGGTCCATTAAAACTCACCGGGGCAGGAGTTCCCTCTGGAGCTCCTTTTCCTGCAGTTCCATCTCTTACCTGCAA
This is a stretch of genomic DNA from Anomalospiza imberbis isolate Cuckoo-Finch-1a 21T00152 chromosome 7, ASM3175350v1, whole genome shotgun sequence. It encodes these proteins:
- the KCNJ3 gene encoding G protein-activated inward rectifier potassium channel 1; protein product: MSALRRKLGDEYQVVSTSASGGGLPPPRSAPRGKRQRFVDKNGRCNVQHGNLGGETSRYLSDLFTTLVDLKWRWNLFIFILTYTVAWLFMASMWWVIAYMRGDLNKAHDDSYTPCVANVYNFPSAFLFFIETEATIGYGYRYITDKCPEGIILFLFQSILGSIVDAFLIGCMFIKMSQPKKRAETLMFSEHAAISMRDGKLTLMFRVGNLRNSHMVSAQIRCKLLKSRQTPEGEFLPLDQLELDVGFSTGADQLFLVSPLTICHVIDSKSPFYDLSQRSMHTEQFEIVVILEGIVETTGMTCQARTSYTEDEVLWGHRFFPVISLEEGFFKVDYSQFHATFEVPTPPYSVKEQEEMLLMSSPLIPPAVSNSKERNNSVECLDGLDEVGTKLPSKLQKITGRDDFPKKLLRMSSTTSEKAYSMGDLPMKLQRISSVPGNSEEKLGSKTTKMMSDPMSQSVAELPPKLQKLSGGGGRMEGNLPPKLRKMNSDRFT